One Ahaetulla prasina isolate Xishuangbanna chromosome 1, ASM2864084v1, whole genome shotgun sequence DNA window includes the following coding sequences:
- the LOC131188211 gene encoding uncharacterized protein LOC131188211: MGGLLTCRQFFTRMESLKDHSFWDLCRTRVRHHFLLILVTVIMLILYIIHYSPELVRKCPKDHAKLLHNISQLEAEKLTLKEQLIKMEKKMQKLRNVMNQTQEKSLKLLEKKQEERDVLSKELSVCNQSLVLTRQQRDSWQKQLNTLEEKLKSPGSKTKEYEGKIAEHQQQIEQGHVNVRHERKEIQDLEDQLTKHKPVEHSKGGLLLGPSMVLLPLLLAALLF, translated from the exons ATGGGTGGATTGCTAACATGCCGTCAGTTTTTCACACGCATGGAGAGTCTAAAGGACCACAGTTTCTGGGACTTGTGTAGGACACGGGTGAGACACCACTTTTTGCTCATCCTTGTCACTGTCATCATGCTTATTTTATATATCATTCACTATTCACCAGAGCTAGTCAGGAAGTGCCCTAAAGACCATGCCAAGTTGCTTCACAACATCTCCCAACTGGAGGCTGAAAAATTGACTCTGAAGGAACAACTGATCAAGATGGAAAAGAAGATGCAGAAGCTCAGGAATGTTATGAACCAGACTCAAGAAAAGTCGTTGaaacttttggaaaagaagcaagaaGAAAGGGATGTCCTGAGCAAGGAATTGTCGGTTTGCAACCAATCTCTTGTACTAACCAGACAGCAGAGAGATTCCTGGCAGAAACAGCTG AACACGTTGGAAGAAAAACTCAAGTCTCCAGGTAGTAAAACTAAAGAATATGAAG gtAAAATAGCAGAGCATCAGCAGCAGATAGAACAAGGACATGTCAATGTTAGACATGAAAG AAAGGAGATTCAGGATCTGGAGGATCAGCTTACGAAACATAAACCTGTTGAGCACTCCAAGGGAGGCCTTCTCTTGGGGCCTTCTATGGTCCTTCTCCCACTTCTCCTTGCTGCCCTCCTCTTCTAG